Proteins encoded within one genomic window of Triticum aestivum cultivar Chinese Spring chromosome 2D, IWGSC CS RefSeq v2.1, whole genome shotgun sequence:
- the LOC123050998 gene encoding cytochrome P450 85A1 isoform X1, translating to MALLLLVLVGVVVGVVVASSLLLRWNEVRYGNGRRKEGRLPPGTMGWPLFGETTEFLKQGPSFMKQRRLRYGRLFRTHILGCPTVVCMDPELNRRMLLQGEAGGLVPGYPQSMLDILGRNNIAAVHGPLHRVMRGAMLGLVRPAMLRTSLLPKIDAFMRDHLSGWAGSVVDVQAKTKEMALLSALRQIAGITAGPLSDALKTELCTLVLGTISLPINLPGTSYYQGFQARKKLVSMLEQMIAERRCSGEVHDDMLDALLRSGNDGTREKLTDEQIIDLLIALIYSGYETMSTTSMMAVKYLSDHPQALEELRREHLDIRKGKSPEEAISYEDFKSMAFTRAVSRIKSITIEDKVRLGIWYEQDHDELMDTSVQVIFETLRLATVVNGLLRKTTKDVEMNGYVIPKGWRIYVYTREINYDPFMYPDPMTFNPWRWLEKNMESHPHFMLFGGGGRMCPGKEVGTAEIATFLHYFVTRYRWEEEGKNTILKFPRVEAPNGLHIRVHDY from the exons atggcgctCCTCCTCTTGGTGCTGGTCGGCGTTGTGGTCGGCGTGGTGGTGGCGAGCAGCCTGCTGCTGAGGTGGAACGAGGTGAGGTATGGCAACGGCCGGAGGAAGGAGGGCCGCTTGCCGCCGGGGACAATGGGGTGGCCGCTCTTCGGGGAGACCACCGAGTTCCTCAAGCAAGGGCCATCCTTCATGAAGCAGAGGAGGCTCAG GTACGGGCGGCTGTTCCGGACGCACATCCTGGGCTGCCCAACGGTGGTGTGCATGGACCCGGAGCTCAACCGCCGGATGCTGCTCCAGGGCGAGGCCGGCGGCCTCGTCCCGGGCTACCCGCAGTCCATGCTCGACATCCTCGGCCGCAACAACATCGCCGCCGTGCACGGCCCGCTCCACCGCGTCATGCGCGGCGCCATGCTCGGCCTCGTCCGTCCCGCCATGCTCCGCACCAGCCTTCTCCCCAAGATCGACGCCTTCATGCGCGACCACCTCAGCGGCTGGGCCGGCAGCGTCGTCGACGTCCAGGCCAAGACCAAGGAG ATGGCCTTGCTGTCCGCACTCAGACAGATCGCCGGCATAACCGCAGGCCCTCTCTCTGACGCCCTCAAGACGGAGCTATGCACCCTTGTGCTCGGCACCATTTCCTTGCCAATCAATCTCCCCGGAACCAGCTACTACCAAGGCTTCCAGGCTAGGAAGAAGCTTGTGTCCATGCTAGAGCAGATGATCGCCGAGCGGCGGTGCTCTGGTGAAGTGCATGATGACATGCTGGATGCTCTCTTGAGAAGCGGCAATGATGGGACCAGAGAGAAGCTCACTGATGAGCAGATCATTGACTTGCTCATCGCGCTCATTTACTCTGGGTATGAGACCATGTCGACGACCTCGATGATGGCCGTCAAGTACCTGTCAGATCACCCGCAAGCTCTCGAAGAACTCAGG AGAGAGCATCTTGATATCAGAAAGGGGAAATCGCCAGAGGAAGCCATCAGCTACGAAGATTTTAAGTCCATGGCCTTCACTCGAGCTGTAAGTAGAATTAAAAGTATAACAATAGAGGATAAAGTCAGACTAGGAATTTGGTATGAACAAGATCATGATGAACTGATGGATACATCTGTGCAGGTCATTTTTGAGACACTAAGATTAGCTACAGTTGTGAATGGGCTGCTGAGGAAAACTACTAAGGATGTAGAAATGAATG GGTATGTCATTCCAAAAGGGTGGAGAATCTATGTTTACACGAGGGAGATAAACTACGATCCATTCATGTATCCTGACCCAATGACTTTCAATCCGTGGAGGTGGCTG GAGAAGAACATGGAATCGCACCCGCACTTCATGTTGTTCGGAGGAGGCGGCCGGATGTGCCCCGGGAAGGAGGTGGGCACGGCGGAGATCGCGACTTTCCTCCACTATTTCGTGACCCGATACAG ATGGGAGGAAGAAGGCAAGAACACCATCTTGAAATTCCCCCGTGTGGAAGCTCCCAACGGGCTACATATCCGGGTTCATGATTACTGA
- the LOC123050998 gene encoding cytochrome P450 85A1 isoform X2 produces MALLLLVLVGVVVGVVVASSLLLRWNEVRYGNGRRKEGRLPPGTMGWPLFGETTEFLKQGPSFMKQRRLRYGRLFRTHILGCPTVVCMDPELNRRMLLQGEAGGLVPGYPQSMLDILGRNNIAAVHGPLHRVMRGAMLGLVRPAMLRTSLLPKIDAFMRDHLSGWAGSVVDVQAKTKEMALLSALRQIAGITAGPLSDALKTELCTLVLGTISLPINLPGTSYYQGFQARKKLVSMLEQMIAERRCSGEVHDDMLDALLRSGNDGTREKLTDEQIIDLLIALIYSGYETMSTTSMMAVKYLSDHPQALEELRREHLDIRKGKSPEEAISYEDFKSMAFTRAVIFETLRLATVVNGLLRKTTKDVEMNGYVIPKGWRIYVYTREINYDPFMYPDPMTFNPWRWLEKNMESHPHFMLFGGGGRMCPGKEVGTAEIATFLHYFVTRYRWEEEGKNTILKFPRVEAPNGLHIRVHDY; encoded by the exons atggcgctCCTCCTCTTGGTGCTGGTCGGCGTTGTGGTCGGCGTGGTGGTGGCGAGCAGCCTGCTGCTGAGGTGGAACGAGGTGAGGTATGGCAACGGCCGGAGGAAGGAGGGCCGCTTGCCGCCGGGGACAATGGGGTGGCCGCTCTTCGGGGAGACCACCGAGTTCCTCAAGCAAGGGCCATCCTTCATGAAGCAGAGGAGGCTCAG GTACGGGCGGCTGTTCCGGACGCACATCCTGGGCTGCCCAACGGTGGTGTGCATGGACCCGGAGCTCAACCGCCGGATGCTGCTCCAGGGCGAGGCCGGCGGCCTCGTCCCGGGCTACCCGCAGTCCATGCTCGACATCCTCGGCCGCAACAACATCGCCGCCGTGCACGGCCCGCTCCACCGCGTCATGCGCGGCGCCATGCTCGGCCTCGTCCGTCCCGCCATGCTCCGCACCAGCCTTCTCCCCAAGATCGACGCCTTCATGCGCGACCACCTCAGCGGCTGGGCCGGCAGCGTCGTCGACGTCCAGGCCAAGACCAAGGAG ATGGCCTTGCTGTCCGCACTCAGACAGATCGCCGGCATAACCGCAGGCCCTCTCTCTGACGCCCTCAAGACGGAGCTATGCACCCTTGTGCTCGGCACCATTTCCTTGCCAATCAATCTCCCCGGAACCAGCTACTACCAAGGCTTCCAGGCTAGGAAGAAGCTTGTGTCCATGCTAGAGCAGATGATCGCCGAGCGGCGGTGCTCTGGTGAAGTGCATGATGACATGCTGGATGCTCTCTTGAGAAGCGGCAATGATGGGACCAGAGAGAAGCTCACTGATGAGCAGATCATTGACTTGCTCATCGCGCTCATTTACTCTGGGTATGAGACCATGTCGACGACCTCGATGATGGCCGTCAAGTACCTGTCAGATCACCCGCAAGCTCTCGAAGAACTCAGG AGAGAGCATCTTGATATCAGAAAGGGGAAATCGCCAGAGGAAGCCATCAGCTACGAAGATTTTAAGTCCATGGCCTTCACTCGAGCT GTCATTTTTGAGACACTAAGATTAGCTACAGTTGTGAATGGGCTGCTGAGGAAAACTACTAAGGATGTAGAAATGAATG GGTATGTCATTCCAAAAGGGTGGAGAATCTATGTTTACACGAGGGAGATAAACTACGATCCATTCATGTATCCTGACCCAATGACTTTCAATCCGTGGAGGTGGCTG GAGAAGAACATGGAATCGCACCCGCACTTCATGTTGTTCGGAGGAGGCGGCCGGATGTGCCCCGGGAAGGAGGTGGGCACGGCGGAGATCGCGACTTTCCTCCACTATTTCGTGACCCGATACAG ATGGGAGGAAGAAGGCAAGAACACCATCTTGAAATTCCCCCGTGTGGAAGCTCCCAACGGGCTACATATCCGGGTTCATGATTACTGA